The Streptomyces sp. NBC_01275 genome has a segment encoding these proteins:
- a CDS encoding serine hydrolase, with the protein MSLTSLALIENWPVPSASAGVVRADGTVLGTHGPVGQRFPLASVTKPLAAYAALVAYEEGAIELDEPAGPPGATVRHLLAHTSGLAFDEHRVTAPPGERRLYSNAGFEQLGDHIAKAADIPFAEYLRQAVLEPLGMTATSLEGSPAKDGVSTVEDLLRFAAEVQAPRLLDPRTVAAAMSVQYPGTKGVLPGYGHQNPNDWGLGFEIRDSKSPHWTGSSSSPRTFGHFGQSGTFLWVDPDAGAAGVALTDRAFGAWAVEAWPAFTDAVLSEVRGRRAG; encoded by the coding sequence ATGTCGCTCACGAGCCTCGCGCTGATCGAGAACTGGCCGGTTCCCTCCGCCTCGGCGGGGGTCGTACGGGCCGACGGCACGGTCCTGGGGACCCACGGCCCTGTCGGGCAGCGTTTCCCGCTGGCCTCGGTCACCAAGCCGCTCGCCGCGTACGCCGCCCTCGTCGCCTACGAGGAAGGGGCGATCGAGCTGGACGAGCCGGCCGGGCCGCCCGGGGCGACGGTCCGCCATCTCCTCGCCCACACCTCCGGCCTCGCCTTCGACGAGCACCGGGTCACGGCCCCGCCCGGCGAGCGGCGGCTGTACTCCAACGCCGGGTTCGAGCAGCTCGGGGACCATATCGCCAAGGCGGCCGACATCCCGTTCGCGGAGTATCTGCGGCAGGCGGTGCTGGAGCCGTTGGGAATGACGGCCACCTCGCTGGAGGGGTCCCCGGCGAAGGACGGCGTCTCGACGGTCGAGGATCTGCTGCGGTTCGCCGCGGAGGTGCAGGCGCCCCGGCTGCTGGATCCTCGGACGGTGGCTGCGGCGATGAGCGTGCAGTATCCGGGGACGAAGGGCGTTCTGCCGGGGTACGGGCATCAGAACCCCAACGACTGGGGGCTCGGGTTCGAGATCCGCGACTCCAAGTCGCCGCACTGGACCGGCTCTTCGTCCTCCCCGCGCACGTTCGGGCACTTCGGGCAGTCCGGTACGTTCCTGTGGGTCGATCCGGATGCGGGGGCCGCCGGTGTCGCACTGACCGACCGGGCGTTCGGGGCTTGGGCGGTGGAGGCCTGGCCGGCGTTCACCGACGCGGTGCTCTCCGAGGTGCGGGGCCGTCGGGCGGGCTGA
- a CDS encoding pirin family protein: protein MDVRRAGARYRGGDPAAGIDTRHAFSFGPHYDPDNLRFGALIACNEERLAPGAGFDEHPHSHTEIVTWVIEGELTHRDSAGHETRVRPGDVQRLSAAAGVRHVERNDADTPLAFVQMWLAPLTPGGDPAYEIVRGIADSTPYAVPQADAMLHVRRLAAGERTAVPDAPQVYVHVVRGEVRLEGEEPGAGLGPGDAARIVDAKDMEAVGRTETELLLWTFSPPDGPAPRRAPRR from the coding sequence ATGGACGTACGGCGCGCCGGGGCGCGCTACCGCGGTGGGGACCCGGCGGCCGGGATCGACACCCGGCACGCCTTCTCCTTCGGCCCCCACTACGACCCCGACAACCTCCGCTTCGGCGCGCTGATCGCCTGCAACGAGGAGCGGCTCGCCCCCGGCGCCGGCTTCGACGAGCATCCGCACAGCCACACCGAGATCGTGACCTGGGTGATCGAGGGAGAACTGACCCACCGCGACTCGGCCGGCCACGAGACCCGGGTCCGCCCCGGAGACGTGCAACGCCTCAGCGCGGCGGCCGGCGTACGCCACGTGGAACGCAACGACGCCGACACCCCCCTGGCCTTCGTCCAGATGTGGCTGGCCCCTCTGACCCCCGGCGGCGACCCCGCCTACGAGATCGTCCGCGGCATCGCCGACTCCACCCCGTACGCCGTCCCACAGGCGGACGCGATGCTCCACGTGCGCCGTCTGGCCGCGGGGGAGCGGACAGCGGTCCCGGACGCACCCCAGGTGTACGTCCATGTGGTGCGCGGCGAAGTCCGGCTGGAGGGCGAGGAGCCGGGGGCCGGGCTGGGGCCGGGAGACGCGGCGCGCATCGTGGACGCGAAGGACATGGAGGCGGTGGGGAGGACGGAGACGGAGCTGCTTCTGTGGACCTTCAGCCCGCCCGACGGCCCCGCACCTCGGAGAGCACCGCGTCGGTGA
- a CDS encoding CdaR family transcriptional regulator — protein MPEPEATHPEPAPRVAHPHPATLKRLEKSSGSLAVQAIARMDEALPWYRAMPPENRSWIGLVAQAGIAAFTEWFRHPDAPQAISTDVFGTAPRELTRAITLRQTVEMVRTTIEVMESAIDEVAAPGDENVLREALLVYAREIAFATAQVYAQAAEARGAWDARLESLVVNAVLSGEADEGAVSRAAALGWNSPEHVCVVLGTAPDGDSELTVEAIRRAARHAKLQVLTGVLGTRLVVIAGGSDNPLAVAKSLIGPFAAGPVVAGPVVPDLLAATRSAQAAAAGLKACSAWQDAPRPVLSDDLLPERAIAGDPGAREQLVEEIYRPLEEAGSALLETLAVYLEQASSLEGAARMLFVHPNTVRYRLRRVTDVTGWSPSDVRSAFTLRIALILGRLVDGDPQT, from the coding sequence GTGCCCGAACCCGAAGCCACTCACCCCGAACCCGCCCCGCGCGTCGCGCATCCGCACCCCGCGACGCTGAAGCGGCTGGAGAAGTCCTCCGGAAGTCTCGCCGTCCAGGCCATCGCGCGCATGGACGAGGCACTGCCCTGGTACCGGGCGATGCCCCCGGAGAACCGTTCCTGGATCGGGCTGGTCGCCCAGGCCGGCATCGCCGCCTTCACGGAGTGGTTCCGGCATCCGGACGCGCCGCAGGCCATCTCCACCGATGTCTTCGGGACCGCGCCGCGCGAGCTGACCCGGGCCATCACGCTCCGCCAGACCGTGGAGATGGTGCGGACGACGATCGAGGTGATGGAGTCCGCGATCGACGAGGTCGCGGCCCCCGGCGACGAGAACGTGCTGCGCGAGGCGCTGCTCGTCTACGCCCGCGAGATCGCCTTCGCCACCGCGCAGGTCTACGCCCAGGCCGCCGAGGCACGCGGCGCCTGGGACGCCCGGCTGGAGTCGCTGGTCGTCAACGCCGTGCTGAGCGGCGAGGCCGACGAGGGGGCCGTCAGCAGGGCGGCGGCCCTCGGATGGAACTCGCCCGAGCATGTGTGCGTGGTCCTGGGGACCGCCCCGGACGGGGACTCCGAACTGACGGTGGAGGCGATCCGGCGGGCCGCCCGGCACGCCAAGCTGCAGGTGCTGACCGGGGTGCTCGGCACCCGGCTCGTGGTCATCGCCGGCGGCAGCGACAATCCGCTCGCCGTGGCGAAGTCGCTGATCGGGCCGTTCGCCGCCGGGCCGGTCGTGGCCGGGCCCGTGGTGCCCGACCTGCTGGCCGCGACCCGGTCCGCGCAGGCCGCCGCGGCCGGACTCAAGGCGTGTTCGGCGTGGCAGGACGCGCCGCGGCCGGTGCTGTCGGACGATCTGCTTCCGGAGCGCGCGATCGCCGGTGATCCCGGTGCGCGCGAGCAATTGGTGGAGGAGATCTACAGACCGCTCGAGGAGGCCGGGTCAGCACTCCTGGAGACACTCGCCGTCTATCTCGAACAGGCGTCCAGTCTCGAAGGGGCCGCCCGGATGCTCTTCGTCCATCCGAACACCGTGCGCTACCGGCTTCGACGTGTGACTGACGTCACCGGTTGGTCGCCGTCGGATGTACGCTCCGCGTTCACGCTGCGGATCGCGCTGATCCTGGGGCGTCTGGTCGATGGAGATCCTCAGACCTAG
- a CDS encoding ACP S-malonyltransferase, giving the protein MLVLVAPGQGAQTPGFLTPWLDLPGVEDRLRALSAAIDLDLVHYGTNADADEIRDTAIAQPLLVAAGLVSAAALGDAVTDFVPGAVAGHSVGEITAAVFAGVLDDTAALSLVRTRGLAMAEAAAVTETGMSALLGGDPEVSVAHLEKLGLTPANINGAGQIVAAGTLEQLAALAEDKPEGVRKVIALKVAGAFHTVHMAPAVETLAAAAKGLTPADPKVRYVSNKDGRAVATGAEVLERLVGQVANPVRWDLCMETFKELGATAIIEVCPGGTLVGLAKRALPGVRTLALKTPADLDAARELIAEHSAA; this is encoded by the coding sequence GTGCTCGTACTCGTCGCTCCCGGCCAGGGCGCCCAGACGCCCGGCTTCCTGACCCCCTGGCTCGACCTCCCCGGTGTCGAGGACCGTCTGCGCGCCCTCTCGGCGGCCATCGACCTCGACCTGGTGCACTACGGCACGAACGCCGACGCGGACGAGATCCGTGACACCGCGATCGCCCAGCCGCTGCTCGTCGCCGCCGGACTGGTCTCCGCCGCGGCGCTCGGTGACGCTGTCACGGACTTCGTGCCGGGAGCCGTCGCCGGGCACAGCGTCGGCGAGATCACCGCGGCCGTCTTCGCGGGCGTGCTCGACGACACCGCCGCGCTGTCCCTCGTACGCACCCGGGGTCTGGCCATGGCCGAGGCCGCCGCGGTCACCGAGACCGGCATGTCGGCGCTGCTCGGCGGCGACCCCGAGGTGTCCGTCGCGCATCTGGAGAAGCTGGGCCTGACCCCGGCGAACATCAACGGCGCCGGCCAGATCGTCGCCGCGGGCACGCTGGAGCAGCTCGCCGCGCTGGCCGAGGACAAGCCCGAGGGCGTCCGCAAGGTCATCGCGCTGAAGGTCGCCGGCGCCTTCCACACGGTTCACATGGCTCCCGCGGTCGAGACGCTGGCGGCCGCCGCCAAGGGGCTCACGCCGGCCGACCCGAAGGTCCGTTACGTCTCCAACAAGGACGGGCGGGCCGTCGCCACCGGCGCCGAGGTGCTGGAGAGGCTGGTCGGTCAGGTCGCCAACCCGGTCCGCTGGGATCTGTGCATGGAGACCTTCAAGGAGCTCGGCGCGACCGCGATCATCGAGGTCTGCCCCGGCGGCACCCTGGTCGGCCTCGCCAAGCGCGCCCTGCCCGGCGTGCGGACGCTGGCCCTGAAGACCCCCGCCGACCTCGATGCGGCTCGCGAGCTCATCGCCGAGCACAGCGCTGCCTAA
- a CDS encoding ketoacyl-ACP synthase III, whose protein sequence is MAKIKPSKGAPYARILGVGGYRPTRIVPNEVILETIDSSDEWIRSRSGIETRHWANGEETVAAMSVEASGKAIADAGITAEQIGAVVVSTVSHFKQTPAVATEIADKLGTDKAAAFDISAGCAGFGYGLTLAKGMVVEGSAEYVLVIGVERLSDLTDLEDRATAFLFGDGAGAVVVGPSDEPHIGPTVWGSEGDKSDTIKQTVPWTDYRDGEVAKFPAITQEGQAVFRWAVFEMAKVAKEALDAAGITADELDVFIPHQANERIIDSMVKTLKLPESVTVARDVRTTGNTSAASIPLAMERLLATGEAKSGDTALVIGFGAGLVYAATVVTLP, encoded by the coding sequence ATGGCGAAGATCAAGCCCAGCAAGGGCGCCCCGTACGCGCGCATCCTCGGCGTCGGCGGCTACCGCCCCACCCGGATCGTGCCCAACGAGGTCATCCTGGAGACGATCGACTCCTCCGACGAGTGGATCCGCTCGCGCTCCGGCATCGAGACCCGGCACTGGGCGAACGGCGAGGAGACCGTCGCCGCCATGTCGGTCGAGGCCTCCGGCAAGGCCATCGCCGACGCCGGGATCACCGCCGAGCAGATCGGCGCGGTGGTCGTGTCGACCGTCTCGCACTTCAAGCAGACTCCGGCCGTGGCCACCGAGATCGCCGACAAGCTCGGCACGGACAAGGCCGCCGCCTTCGACATCTCGGCCGGCTGCGCGGGCTTCGGCTACGGCCTGACCCTCGCCAAGGGCATGGTCGTCGAGGGCTCCGCGGAGTACGTTCTCGTGATCGGCGTCGAGCGGCTGTCCGACCTGACCGACCTGGAGGACCGCGCGACGGCCTTCCTGTTCGGCGACGGCGCGGGCGCGGTCGTGGTCGGCCCGTCCGACGAGCCGCACATCGGCCCGACCGTGTGGGGCTCGGAGGGCGACAAGTCGGACACGATCAAGCAGACCGTGCCGTGGACGGACTACCGCGACGGCGAGGTCGCGAAGTTCCCCGCGATCACGCAGGAAGGCCAGGCGGTGTTCCGCTGGGCCGTGTTCGAGATGGCGAAGGTCGCCAAGGAGGCGCTGGACGCCGCCGGCATCACCGCCGACGAACTCGACGTCTTCATCCCGCACCAGGCCAACGAGCGGATCATCGACTCGATGGTGAAGACTCTCAAGCTGCCGGAGTCCGTCACGGTCGCCCGTGACGTGCGCACCACCGGCAACACCTCGGCCGCCTCGATCCCGCTCGCCATGGAGCGGCTCCTGGCGACCGGCGAGGCGAAGAGCGGCGACACCGCGCTCGTCATCGGATTCGGGGCGGGTCTCGTCTACGCCGCCACTGTCGTTACCCTCCCCTAG
- a CDS encoding acyl carrier protein has product MAATQEEIVAGLADIVNEIAGIPVEDVQLDKSFTDDLDVDSLSMVEVVVAAEERFDVKIPDEDVKNLKTVGDATDYILKNQG; this is encoded by the coding sequence ATGGCCGCCACTCAGGAAGAGATCGTCGCCGGTCTCGCCGACATCGTGAACGAGATCGCCGGCATCCCGGTTGAGGACGTCCAGCTGGACAAGTCCTTCACCGACGACCTGGACGTCGACTCGCTGTCCATGGTCGAGGTCGTCGTCGCCGCCGAAGAGCGCTTCGACGTCAAGATCCCGGACGAGGACGTCAAGAACCTCAAGACGGTCGGCGACGCGACCGACTACATCCTGAAGAACCAGGGCTGA
- a CDS encoding beta-ketoacyl synthase, protein MSPTNRTVVVTGIGATTPLGGDAASTWEGLIAGKSGVKALEQEWAADQAVRIAAPVAVEPTEVIPRPQARKLDRSAQFALIAAKEAWKDAGFVGKAGEEGSDGGVEPDRLGTVIASGIGGVTTLLDQYDVLKEKGVRRVSPHTVPMLMPNSPSANVGLLVGARAGVHTPVSACASGAEAIGYAIEMIRTGRADVVVAGGTEAAIHPLPIAAFGNMMAMSKNNENPQAASRPYDVGRDGFVMGEGAGVIVLESAEHAAARGARVYAEAVGQGISADSHDIVQPEPEGRGISHALQNLLDNTDLNPAEIVHVNAHATSTPAGDVAELKALRKVFGDDADHFAVSATKSMTGHLLGGAGGVESVATVLALYHRIAPPTINLDNLDPEAEANADIVRGEARKLPVEGRIAALNDSFGFGGHNVVLAFRSV, encoded by the coding sequence GTGAGCCCGACCAATCGCACCGTGGTCGTCACCGGTATCGGCGCAACCACACCGCTGGGTGGCGACGCAGCCTCTACCTGGGAAGGTCTGATCGCCGGCAAGTCCGGTGTCAAGGCCCTGGAGCAGGAGTGGGCGGCCGATCAGGCCGTCCGTATCGCGGCCCCGGTCGCCGTGGAGCCCACCGAGGTCATCCCGCGGCCGCAGGCCCGCAAGCTGGACCGTTCGGCGCAGTTCGCGCTGATCGCGGCCAAGGAAGCCTGGAAGGACGCCGGCTTCGTCGGCAAGGCCGGCGAGGAGGGCAGTGACGGGGGCGTCGAGCCCGACCGGCTCGGCACGGTCATCGCCTCCGGCATCGGCGGCGTGACGACCCTGCTCGACCAGTACGACGTGCTCAAGGAGAAGGGCGTCCGCCGCGTCTCCCCGCACACCGTGCCCATGCTGATGCCCAACAGCCCGTCCGCCAACGTGGGTCTGCTCGTGGGCGCCCGCGCGGGCGTGCACACGCCGGTCTCGGCGTGCGCGTCGGGCGCGGAGGCCATCGGCTACGCCATCGAGATGATCCGTACCGGCCGCGCCGACGTCGTCGTCGCCGGCGGCACGGAGGCGGCGATCCACCCGCTGCCCATCGCCGCGTTCGGCAACATGATGGCGATGTCCAAGAACAACGAGAACCCGCAGGCCGCCTCGCGCCCCTACGACGTGGGCCGCGACGGCTTCGTCATGGGCGAGGGCGCCGGTGTGATCGTCCTGGAGTCCGCCGAGCACGCGGCCGCGCGCGGGGCCCGCGTCTACGCGGAGGCGGTCGGCCAGGGCATCTCCGCCGACAGCCACGACATCGTGCAGCCGGAGCCCGAGGGCCGCGGCATCTCGCACGCCCTGCAGAATCTGCTCGACAACACCGACCTGAACCCGGCGGAGATCGTGCACGTCAACGCGCACGCCACCTCCACCCCGGCCGGCGACGTGGCCGAACTGAAGGCGCTGCGCAAGGTCTTCGGCGACGACGCGGACCACTTCGCGGTCTCCGCGACCAAGTCGATGACCGGTCACCTGCTGGGCGGCGCCGGCGGCGTCGAGTCCGTCGCGACGGTCCTCGCGCTGTACCACCGGATCGCCCCGCCGACCATCAACCTCGACAACCTCGACCCCGAGGCCGAGGCGAACGCGGACATCGTCCGCGGCGAGGCCCGCAAGCTGCCCGTGGAGGGCCGTATCGCCGCGCTGAACGACTCGTTCGGCTTCGGCGGGCACAACGTGGTGCTGGCGTTCCGCAGCGTCTGA
- a CDS encoding DUF3145 domain-containing protein has product MTTRGVLYVHSAPRAMCPHVEWAVAGVLGTRVNLDWIRQPAAPGTWRSEFSWRGEVGTASKLASALRGWHLLRFEVTAEPCATAEGERYSCTPDLGIFHAVTGIHGDILIPEDRLRAALLRSQRGETDLEGELSKLLGKPWDDELEPFRYAGEGAPVRWLHQVV; this is encoded by the coding sequence GTGACGACACGTGGAGTTCTGTACGTGCACTCCGCGCCGCGCGCGATGTGCCCGCACGTCGAGTGGGCCGTCGCCGGGGTGCTCGGCACGCGCGTCAACCTCGACTGGATCCGGCAGCCCGCCGCGCCCGGCACCTGGCGCTCGGAGTTCTCCTGGAGAGGCGAGGTCGGCACCGCCTCCAAACTCGCCTCCGCACTGCGCGGCTGGCACCTGCTGCGCTTCGAGGTCACCGCCGAGCCCTGCGCCACCGCCGAGGGCGAGCGCTACAGCTGCACCCCCGACCTCGGCATCTTCCACGCCGTCACCGGCATCCACGGCGACATCCTCATCCCCGAGGACCGGCTGCGCGCGGCCCTGCTGCGCAGCCAGCGCGGGGAGACCGACCTGGAGGGCGAGCTGTCCAAGCTCCTCGGCAAGCCCTGGGACGACGAGTTGGAGCCGTTCAGATACGCGGGCGAGGGAGCTCCGGTGCGCTGGCTGCACCAGGTGGTCTGA